One Calorimonas adulescens DNA window includes the following coding sequences:
- a CDS encoding acetamidase/formamidase family protein: MEYHIEKEKCIYNMSANNRPVLMVPSGSTVRFETCDCFADRVQDADRGIESIDWEHINPVTGPLYVEGARPGDVLRVEILDIIINDHGVMAAIPGSGLLGEGIEKAEVKIVPIENGLAVFNNSIKLPISPMIGVIGVAPESGSIPCGCPGSHGGNMDNTRIKKGAILYLPVFTEGALLAMGDLHACMGDGEIMVTGVEISGSVDVKVDVLNGMGLKNPMLEDDEYIYTIASSENLFKAVKTATKDMHELVMKLLGLSFNEAGMLLSAAGNVQVCQVVDPMMTVRFAMPKVLLKQIGE, from the coding sequence ATGGAATATCATATAGAAAAGGAAAAGTGTATTTATAATATGAGTGCTAATAATAGGCCTGTATTGATGGTGCCCTCAGGGAGTACAGTCAGGTTTGAGACCTGTGATTGTTTTGCGGACCGTGTCCAGGATGCGGATAGGGGTATAGAAAGCATTGACTGGGAACATATAAACCCGGTCACAGGGCCTTTATATGTGGAGGGGGCCAGGCCAGGCGATGTGCTGAGGGTGGAAATACTTGATATAATCATAAACGACCATGGTGTGATGGCGGCAATACCTGGCTCGGGACTTCTGGGAGAGGGTATAGAAAAAGCTGAGGTGAAGATTGTACCTATTGAGAATGGCCTGGCCGTGTTCAATAACTCGATAAAACTGCCAATTTCACCAATGATAGGTGTAATTGGTGTGGCACCGGAGTCCGGGTCTATCCCATGTGGCTGCCCGGGTTCTCACGGTGGCAATATGGACAATACAAGGATAAAAAAGGGTGCCATACTGTATCTACCAGTATTTACAGAAGGTGCTTTGCTCGCTATGGGTGACCTGCATGCCTGCATGGGCGATGGTGAGATAATGGTAACCGGGGTGGAGATATCAGGCAGTGTGGACGTAAAGGTTGATGTGTTAAACGGCATGGGCCTGAAAAATCCAATGCTTGAGGATGACGAGTATATCTATACCATTGCGTCCAGTGAAAATCTTTTCAAAGCAGTAAAAACTGCTACGAAAGATATGCATGAGTTGGTGATGAAATTATTGGGCCTTTCATTTAATGAAGCTGGTATGCTCTTGAGCGCCGCCGGAAATGTTCAGGTCTGTCAGGTGGTAGACCCCATGATGACCGTGAGGTTTGCCATGCCAAAGGTTTTATTAAAACAGATTGGGGAGTGA
- a CDS encoding sigma 54-interacting transcriptional regulator → MPGTLLLIAKAANAKEILSNQLREIFQGSILVKARCLDELCQEDIDEASLVLFSNKAVFNEYKNSKNMLIQNFLVAERYIYLDNLNEIIALPQGEKALVVSNLKISAEDTINEIIDVGINHLRLIPYYPGCGLDINGIDVAISPAAGDIVPAGIKKVIDVGVRRIAISTIFKITNFFNLPIEIVDKYIIEYTREFILQAEKLNRTITTENRLNHELDAILNSVHDAIVATDADCNITVFNPKAEELFGYKRTEVMGKNICKIIPQNNFRKIIGQKKALSDTLERIGNRHLISNKTPLFMDGTVTGVVATYQDVTEMQRLEQEVRGKLYERGHVARFNFDDIVNKSDSMYSVVKKAKKFAASEEPVLLRGETGVGKEMFAQAIHNHSDRRNGPFIAVNFGALPENLAESELFGYEEGAFTGARKGGKPGLFELAHNGTIFLDEIGDATLSTQVKILRILQEKCVIRLGATKVIPVNVRIIAATNRDLKELIRQGKFREDLYYRLNVLSISIPSLRERKEDIVALAEYFMSQYCPGLVLSDEVKMLFYNYPWPGNVRELENVIRYISATCENKEVRLDDLPHEIINMNLKDELSTNSVGEIFRSKDRKAAEYEYILRILKHYYDTGRVCGRGTILLELNNRYGLGLTEEKVRWRLQTLSKMGYINIGRTKQGCKITENGMRVLEMLNRKAI, encoded by the coding sequence ATGCCTGGTACTCTCTTACTCATTGCAAAAGCTGCAAATGCAAAAGAGATTTTAAGCAATCAGCTCCGAGAGATATTTCAAGGTAGTATTTTGGTTAAGGCTCGATGCCTTGATGAGCTTTGTCAGGAGGATATTGACGAGGCGTCACTTGTACTTTTTTCCAACAAGGCTGTATTCAATGAATATAAAAATTCTAAGAATATGCTCATACAGAACTTCTTGGTGGCAGAAAGATACATTTATTTAGACAATCTCAACGAGATTATTGCCCTTCCACAAGGGGAAAAAGCACTTGTTGTCAGCAATTTGAAGATTTCAGCCGAGGATACGATAAATGAAATTATTGATGTTGGCATAAATCACCTGAGGCTTATCCCATATTATCCAGGCTGTGGCCTTGACATAAACGGCATAGATGTAGCAATATCTCCTGCTGCGGGAGACATTGTTCCAGCAGGCATTAAGAAAGTTATTGATGTTGGGGTAAGGAGGATTGCCATATCAACTATCTTTAAGATAACAAATTTCTTTAACCTCCCGATAGAAATTGTGGATAAATATATAATAGAATACACAAGGGAGTTTATACTTCAAGCGGAAAAACTTAACCGTACGATCACGACTGAAAACAGACTTAACCATGAACTGGATGCCATTTTAAATTCCGTACATGATGCAATAGTTGCCACTGATGCAGATTGCAATATCACTGTATTTAATCCAAAGGCTGAAGAATTATTTGGCTATAAGAGGACAGAGGTTATGGGTAAAAATATATGTAAAATTATACCCCAAAACAACTTTAGAAAAATCATCGGGCAAAAAAAGGCCCTTTCAGACACTCTTGAAAGGATAGGCAATAGGCACCTTATCTCCAACAAGACGCCGCTCTTCATGGATGGTACAGTGACCGGTGTGGTTGCCACATACCAGGATGTTACGGAGATGCAGAGACTTGAGCAGGAGGTGAGGGGTAAGCTCTATGAAAGAGGGCATGTTGCAAGATTTAATTTTGACGACATAGTCAATAAAAGTGATTCAATGTATAGTGTAGTTAAAAAGGCAAAAAAATTTGCAGCGAGTGAAGAACCAGTACTCCTTAGGGGAGAAACAGGGGTCGGCAAGGAGATGTTTGCACAGGCAATACATAACCATTCCGACCGGAGAAACGGTCCGTTTATTGCAGTTAATTTTGGGGCACTTCCTGAGAACCTGGCTGAAAGTGAGCTTTTCGGATATGAGGAAGGGGCATTTACGGGCGCGAGGAAAGGAGGTAAGCCTGGCCTTTTTGAGCTTGCTCATAATGGGACAATATTTTTAGATGAGATAGGAGATGCTACGCTTTCTACGCAGGTAAAGATACTAAGGATTTTACAGGAAAAATGCGTCATACGTCTTGGTGCAACCAAGGTTATACCGGTAAACGTTAGAATAATAGCGGCTACAAATAGAGATCTAAAAGAGTTGATCCGTCAGGGGAAATTTAGGGAGGACCTCTATTACAGATTGAATGTGCTTAGTATTTCCATACCATCGCTCAGAGAGAGAAAAGAGGATATTGTGGCACTGGCGGAATACTTTATGTCCCAGTATTGCCCTGGTTTAGTACTGTCAGATGAGGTAAAAATGCTGTTCTACAATTACCCATGGCCAGGCAATGTGAGAGAACTGGAAAATGTTATTAGGTATATATCTGCTACGTGTGAAAATAAAGAAGTGAGATTGGATGATCTCCCACATGAAATAATTAATATGAATTTGAAAGATGAATTGTCAACCAACTCAGTGGGAGAAATTTTCCGTAGTAAGGACAGAAAAGCGGCGGAATATGAGTATATTTTGCGTATTCTTAAACATTATTATGATACTGGCAGAGTGTGCGGCAGAGGCACAATCTTACTGGAGCTTAACAATAGATACGGGCTGGGGTTAACTGAGGAAAAAGTGAGGTGGAGGCTTCAGACCCTGTCAAAGATGGGATATATAAATATAGGCAGGACGAAACAGGGCTGTAAGATCACAGAGAACGGCATGAGGGTACTGGAAATGTTAAACAGGAAAGCAATATGA
- the ggt gene encoding gamma-glutamyltransferase: MDFDSLRYSYPSRRNVIYGSRGMVATSQPLAAQAGLDILKKGGNAVDAAIATAACLTVVEPTSNGIGGDNFAIVWTKNRLYGLNSSGHAPRNISISILKQKGYTEIPKYGFIPVTVPGAPSGWAELSKRFGRLPLTEVLKPAIDYAMNGYPVAPTTSFHWQRAFDVYSKILKDEEFTYWFETFARNGKAPQPGEMVILKDHGRTLQEIAETNAESFYRGNLAEKIGAFSKKYGGYLDENDLAAFKSEWVEPIKIDYRGYDVWELPPNGQGIVALMALNILQGFEFAERESVKTYHLVIEALKLAFADAQKYVTDPKEMRVTVDELLSASYAAERRKLIGKTAIVPEAGNPKNGGTVYLCAADSEGNMVSMIQSNYMGFGSGLVVPGTGIALQNRGYNFSFDESHDNCLAPNKKPYHTIIPGFMTKDNKAIGPFGVMGGFMQPQGHVQVVMNTVDFNMNPQEALDAPRVQWVGGKKVQIEPHAALSIVQGLSRLGHEVTLMHDASEFGRGQIIWKNDDGTFCGGTEPRTDGYIAVW, encoded by the coding sequence ATGGATTTTGACTCATTAAGGTACAGCTATCCTTCAAGAAGAAATGTCATATATGGGAGCAGAGGCATGGTTGCGACATCCCAACCATTAGCAGCTCAAGCGGGTCTTGACATTTTAAAAAAAGGTGGTAATGCTGTAGATGCAGCTATAGCGACAGCGGCATGTTTGACGGTTGTTGAGCCGACCTCAAACGGCATTGGTGGCGATAATTTTGCTATTGTATGGACAAAGAATAGGCTTTACGGACTGAATTCCAGTGGACATGCTCCAAGAAATATCTCTATATCCATATTAAAGCAAAAAGGCTATACCGAAATACCAAAGTATGGCTTTATTCCAGTGACAGTACCTGGAGCGCCATCAGGATGGGCTGAGCTTTCAAAAAGATTTGGCAGACTGCCGCTAACTGAGGTTTTAAAACCTGCGATAGATTATGCTATGAATGGCTATCCGGTGGCCCCAACCACCTCTTTTCATTGGCAGCGTGCTTTTGACGTATATTCGAAGATCCTTAAAGATGAAGAGTTCACATATTGGTTTGAAACCTTTGCAAGAAATGGCAAGGCACCTCAGCCTGGAGAAATGGTGATTTTGAAGGACCATGGCAGGACATTACAGGAAATTGCAGAGACGAATGCAGAGAGTTTTTACAGGGGCAATCTTGCAGAAAAGATAGGTGCATTTTCTAAAAAATATGGCGGCTATCTTGATGAAAATGACCTGGCGGCATTTAAAAGCGAGTGGGTAGAGCCTATAAAGATAGATTACAGGGGCTATGATGTGTGGGAGTTACCCCCGAATGGACAGGGTATAGTTGCACTGATGGCACTGAATATATTACAAGGTTTTGAGTTTGCAGAAAGAGAAAGTGTTAAGACGTATCATCTGGTGATAGAAGCGCTGAAGTTAGCTTTTGCCGATGCGCAAAAATATGTGACTGATCCAAAGGAGATGAGGGTAACTGTAGATGAACTCCTTTCTGCTTCGTATGCCGCAGAAAGAAGAAAACTCATAGGCAAAACAGCTATTGTGCCAGAGGCCGGAAATCCTAAAAACGGCGGGACAGTCTACCTGTGTGCGGCAGACTCTGAGGGGAATATGGTTTCTATGATTCAAAGCAATTATATGGGTTTTGGTTCGGGGCTGGTAGTGCCGGGAACCGGCATAGCCCTTCAAAACAGGGGATATAATTTTTCTTTTGACGAATCCCATGACAACTGCTTGGCTCCAAATAAGAAGCCGTACCATACAATAATTCCTGGATTTATGACAAAAGATAATAAAGCCATAGGACCTTTTGGGGTAATGGGCGGATTTATGCAGCCTCAAGGGCACGTTCAGGTTGTTATGAATACGGTGGATTTTAATATGAATCCACAGGAGGCTCTTGACGCTCCAAGAGTCCAGTGGGTTGGAGGGAAAAAAGTACAAATAGAGCCTCATGCAGCATTATCCATAGTTCAGGGGCTGAGCAGATTAGGCCATGAGGTCACATTAATGCACGATGCAAGTGAGTTTGGCAGAGGGCAAATCATCTGGAAGAATGATGATGGGACGTTCTGCGGTGGTACTGAGCCGAGGACAGACGGATATATAGCGGTATGGTAG